Proteins encoded in a region of the Flavobacteriaceae bacterium HL-DH10 genome:
- the rplV gene encoding 50S ribosomal protein L22, with protein sequence MGSRKKQMADAIKEAKKQVAFAKLNNCPTSPRKMRLVADLVRGEKVEHALNILKFNQKEASGRLEKLLLSAIANWQSKNEEANIEEAELIVQEIKVDSGSMLKRLRPAPQGRAHRIRKRSNHVTIVVGAKNNTQS encoded by the coding sequence ATGGGAAGTCGTAAAAAACAAATGGCAGACGCTATTAAGGAAGCTAAAAAGCAAGTTGCTTTTGCTAAACTTAATAACTGTCCTACATCACCGAGAAAAATGCGTTTAGTAGCTGATTTAGTAAGAGGCGAAAAAGTAGAACATGCACTTAATATATTAAAATTCAACCAAAAAGAAGCATCTGGTCGTTTAGAGAAATTGTTATTGTCTGCAATTGCAAACTGGCAATCTAAAAACGAAGAAGCTAATATTGAAGAGGCTGAATTGATTGTACAAGAGATAAAAGTTGATAGCGGATCTATGTTAAAAAGATTACGTCCAGCTCCTCAAGGTCGTGCACACAGAATAAGAAAACGTTCAAACCACGTAACAATCGTAGTTGGAGCAAAAAATAACACACAAAGCTAA
- the rpsS gene encoding 30S ribosomal protein S19, protein MARSLKKGPYVHYKLEKKVAVNVETNKKTVIKTWSRASMITPDFVGQTIAVHNGRQFVPVYVTENMVGHKLGEFSPTRSFRGHAGAKNKGKK, encoded by the coding sequence ATGGCAAGATCATTAAAAAAAGGACCTTACGTTCATTATAAATTAGAAAAGAAAGTAGCTGTTAATGTTGAAACTAACAAAAAAACAGTAATCAAAACTTGGTCAAGAGCAAGTATGATTACTCCGGATTTTGTTGGACAAACAATTGCAGTTCACAATGGCCGTCAATTTGTACCAGTATATGTTACTGAAAATATGGTAGGTCATAAATTAGGAGAATTTTCACCAACACGTTCATTCCGTGGACATGCAGGTGCTAAAAATAAAGGTAAAAAGTAG
- the rplB gene encoding 50S ribosomal protein L2 codes for MSVRKLKPITPGQRFRVVNGYDAITTDKPEKSLLVPNKRSGGRNSQGKMTMRYIGGGHKRKYRIIDFKRNKTGIPAEVKSIEYDPNRTAFIALLNYQDGEKRYIIAQNGLQVGQNVVSGQEGIAPEIGNSMPLSQIPLGTIISCIELRPGQGAVMARSAGAFAQLMARDGKFATVKLPSGETRLILANCMATIGVVSNSDHQLLVGGKAGRTRWLGRRPRTRPVVMNPVDHPMGGGEGKSSGGHPRSRNGIPAKGYRTRSKTKASNKYIVERRKK; via the coding sequence ATGTCAGTAAGAAAATTAAAACCAATCACACCAGGACAGCGATTTAGAGTAGTAAATGGTTATGACGCCATAACTACTGATAAGCCGGAAAAGAGTTTACTCGTTCCGAACAAAAGGTCTGGTGGTAGAAACAGTCAAGGAAAAATGACCATGCGCTATATAGGTGGAGGTCATAAAAGAAAGTATCGTATTATCGATTTCAAACGTAACAAAACTGGAATTCCAGCAGAAGTTAAGTCTATTGAATACGATCCAAACAGAACAGCTTTTATTGCATTATTGAACTATCAAGATGGCGAAAAAAGATACATTATTGCTCAAAATGGTTTACAGGTTGGACAAAATGTAGTATCTGGTCAAGAAGGTATTGCTCCTGAAATTGGAAATTCAATGCCATTAAGTCAAATTCCATTAGGAACTATTATTTCTTGTATAGAATTACGTCCAGGTCAAGGAGCTGTTATGGCTCGTAGTGCTGGTGCTTTTGCTCAGTTAATGGCAAGAGATGGTAAGTTTGCAACTGTTAAATTACCTTCAGGTGAAACAAGATTAATTCTTGCTAACTGTATGGCTACAATAGGTGTTGTGTCTAATTCAGATCATCAATTATTAGTAGGAGGTAAAGCAGGTAGAACTAGATGGTTAGGTAGAAGACCACGTACGAGACCAGTAGTTATGAATCCAGTTGATCACCCAATGGGTGGTGGTGAAGGTAAGTCTTCAGGTGGACATCCTCGTTCTAGAAACGGTATTCCAGCTAAAGGTTACAGAACCCGTTCTAAGACTAAAGCAAGTAATAAATATATTGTAGAACGTAGAAAGAAATAA
- the rplW gene encoding 50S ribosomal protein L23, with amino-acid sequence MNILIKPIITEKATADSELNNCYTFAVNTKANKVEIKKAVEAAYGVSVEKVRTINVRPDRRTRHTKTGIQHGKTNAVKKAIVQLAEGEMIDLYSNM; translated from the coding sequence ATGAATATCTTAATTAAACCTATAATCACAGAAAAAGCGACAGCTGATAGCGAGTTAAACAACTGCTATACATTCGCAGTGAATACAAAGGCGAACAAGGTAGAAATCAAAAAAGCAGTTGAAGCTGCTTATGGTGTTTCTGTTGAAAAAGTTCGTACTATAAATGTCCGTCCAGATAGAAGAACTCGTCATACAAAGACAGGTATTCAACATGGTAAAACAAATGCTGTTAAAAAAGCAATTGTACAACTGGCGGAAGGTGAAATGATTGATTTATACAGTAACATGTAA
- the rplD gene encoding 50S ribosomal protein L4 — protein sequence MKIAVLDINGKDTGRKADLSKDVFAIEPNDHAVYLDVKQYLANQRQGTHKSKERAEISGSTRKIKKQKGTGTARAGSIKSGVFKGGGRMFGPRPRNYSFKLNKNVKRLARKSALSIKAGEKSIVVLEDFNFDTVKTKNFTAVLKALDLENKKSLFVLGGSNNNVYLSSRNLKSSEVVTSSELSTYKILNANQIVLLEGALEGIETNLSK from the coding sequence ATGAAGATAGCAGTTTTAGATATAAACGGAAAAGACACAGGTAGAAAGGCAGACCTTTCTAAGGATGTGTTTGCTATTGAGCCTAATGATCACGCAGTATATTTGGATGTTAAACAATATTTAGCAAACCAACGTCAAGGAACTCACAAATCGAAAGAAAGAGCTGAGATTTCTGGAAGTACGCGTAAGATTAAAAAGCAAAAAGGAACTGGTACAGCAAGAGCAGGTAGTATTAAGTCTGGTGTATTTAAAGGAGGTGGTCGTATGTTCGGTCCAAGACCTAGAAATTACAGCTTCAAACTTAATAAAAATGTGAAGCGTTTGGCACGTAAATCTGCCTTAAGTATCAAAGCAGGAGAGAAGTCAATTGTAGTTTTAGAAGACTTTAATTTTGACACTGTAAAGACTAAGAATTTTACAGCTGTTTTAAAGGCTTTAGATTTAGAAAACAAAAAATCTCTCTTTGTGTTGGGTGGGTCAAATAATAATGTATATTTGTCATCGCGCAATTTAAAAAGCTCTGAAGTTGTAACTTCTTCAGAATTAAGCACTTATAAGATTTTAAATGCAAATCAAATTGTGCTTTTAGAAGGAGCTTTAGAAGGAATTGAAACAAATTTAAGTAAATAG
- the rplC gene encoding 50S ribosomal protein L3: protein MSGLIGKKIGMTSIFDDNGKNIPCTVIEAGPCIVTQVRTEEVDGYKAVQLGFDDATEKSATKADLGHAKKAGTSVKRKIVEFKGFDAEYKLGDAITVEHFAEGEFVDVAGTSKGKGFQGVVKRHGFGGVGQATHGQHNRLRAPGSIGAASYPARVFKGMKMAGRMGGDTVKVQNLRVLKVVAEKNLLVVKGCVPGHKNSYVIIRK, encoded by the coding sequence ATGTCTGGGTTAATTGGAAAAAAAATCGGTATGACCAGCATCTTTGATGACAACGGAAAAAACATTCCTTGTACAGTTATCGAAGCTGGACCATGTATCGTTACCCAAGTCAGAACTGAAGAAGTTGACGGTTATAAAGCTGTTCAATTAGGTTTCGATGACGCGACAGAAAAAAGCGCTACTAAAGCTGACTTAGGTCATGCTAAAAAAGCAGGAACTTCTGTAAAACGCAAAATCGTTGAATTTAAAGGTTTTGATGCGGAGTACAAATTAGGAGATGCAATCACTGTTGAACATTTCGCTGAAGGTGAATTTGTTGATGTAGCAGGAACATCTAAAGGTAAAGGATTTCAAGGTGTTGTAAAACGTCATGGTTTCGGTGGTGTAGGTCAAGCTACTCACGGTCAACATAACCGTTTAAGAGCGCCAGGATCTATTGGAGCTGCATCTTACCCTGCAAGAGTTTTCAAAGGAATGAAAATGGCAGGAAGAATGGGTGGAGACACAGTTAAAGTTCAAAATTTAAGAGTTTTAAAAGTAGTTGCTGAAAAGAACTTACTTGTGGTTAAAGGTTGTGTGCCTGGTCACAAAAACTCTTATGTAATTATTAGAAAGTAA
- the rpsJ gene encoding 30S ribosomal protein S10, with protein sequence MSQKIRIKLKSYDHNLVDKSADKIVKTVKSTGAVVTGPIPLPTHKKIFTVLRSPHVNKKSREQFQLSSYKRLLDIYSSSSKTIDALMKLELPSGVEVEIKV encoded by the coding sequence ATGAGTCAAAAAATCAGAATAAAATTAAAGTCTTACGATCATAACTTAGTAGATAAGTCTGCTGATAAGATTGTAAAAACAGTAAAGAGTACTGGTGCTGTTGTAACTGGACCAATTCCATTACCAACTCACAAGAAAATTTTCACTGTATTACGTTCTCCACACGTAAATAAGAAATCAAGAGAACAATTTCAATTAAGCTCTTACAAGAGATTATTAGATATTTACTCTTCGTCATCAAAAACAATTGATGCGTTAATGAAGCTTGAATTACCGAGTGGTGTTGAAGTAGAGATCAAAGTTTAG
- the fusA gene encoding elongation factor G — translation MARDLRLTRNIGIAAHIDAGKTTTTERILYYTGVSHKIGEVHDGAATMDWMEQEQERGITITSAATTCEWKFPMENGQPTADAKDYHFNIIDTPGHVDFTVEVNRSLRVLDGLVFLFSAVDGVEPQSETNWRLADNYKVPRIGFVNKMDRQGSNFLGVCQQVKDMLKSNAVPIVLNIGDEIDFKGIVDLVKNRAIIWHDETQGATFDVIEIPEELKAEAKKYRALLIEEVATYDENLLEKFMEDEDSITEEEVHAALRAAVMDMAIIPMICGSAFKNKGVQFLLDAVCRYLPSPMDKDGIVGVNPDTEKEELRKPDVKEPFAALAFKIATDPFVGRLAFFRAYSGRLDAGSYILNNRSGKKERISRIYQMHSNKQNAIDYIEAGDIGAAVGFKDIKTGDTMSDEKHPIVLESMDFPDPVIGIAVEPKTKADVDKLGMSLAKLAEEDPTFTVRTDEASGQTIISGMGELHLDIIVDRLRREFKVEVNQGQPQVEYKEAITQSADHREVYKKQSGGRGKFADIVFTIEPADEGVTGLQFESVIKGGNVPKEFIPSIEKGFKMAMVNGPLAGYEVDAMKVTLRDGSYHDVDSDQLSFELAAKLGFKNSAKAAKAVIMEPIMKLEVITPEENMGDIVGDLNRRRGQVSDMGDRAGAKTVKATVPLSEMFGYVTTLRTLSSGRATSTMEFSHYAETPSNISEEVIKAAKGVEA, via the coding sequence ATGGCAAGAGATTTAAGATTAACTAGAAATATAGGTATTGCTGCGCATATTGATGCAGGAAAAACCACTACTACAGAGCGTATTCTTTATTATACAGGAGTTTCTCATAAAATTGGAGAAGTACATGACGGTGCTGCGACAATGGACTGGATGGAACAAGAGCAAGAAAGAGGTATTACAATTACTTCTGCCGCTACAACTTGTGAATGGAAATTCCCTATGGAGAATGGGCAGCCTACTGCGGATGCAAAAGATTACCATTTTAATATAATTGACACACCGGGCCACGTTGATTTTACTGTTGAAGTAAATCGTTCTTTACGTGTACTTGATGGTTTAGTATTCTTATTTAGTGCGGTTGATGGTGTTGAGCCTCAATCTGAAACTAACTGGAGACTAGCCGATAACTATAAAGTGCCTAGAATTGGTTTCGTTAATAAAATGGACCGTCAAGGATCTAACTTTTTAGGTGTTTGTCAACAAGTAAAAGATATGTTAAAGTCTAATGCTGTGCCAATCGTTTTAAACATTGGTGACGAAATAGATTTTAAAGGTATTGTAGACTTAGTAAAAAATAGAGCTATTATTTGGCATGATGAAACTCAAGGGGCGACTTTTGATGTTATCGAAATTCCAGAGGAATTAAAAGCTGAAGCTAAAAAATACAGAGCATTACTTATTGAAGAAGTAGCGACTTACGATGAAAATCTTTTAGAGAAATTCATGGAAGATGAAGATTCTATTACAGAAGAAGAAGTGCACGCTGCACTTAGAGCTGCTGTAATGGATATGGCTATTATTCCAATGATTTGTGGTTCTGCTTTCAAAAATAAAGGTGTACAATTCTTATTAGATGCTGTATGTCGTTATTTGCCTTCTCCAATGGATAAAGACGGTATTGTAGGTGTAAACCCAGATACTGAGAAAGAAGAATTACGTAAGCCAGATGTAAAGGAGCCGTTTGCTGCTTTAGCATTTAAAATTGCTACCGATCCTTTCGTAGGTCGTTTAGCATTCTTTAGAGCATATTCTGGTCGTTTAGATGCTGGTTCTTATATCTTGAACAACCGTTCAGGTAAAAAAGAGCGTATCTCTCGTATCTATCAAATGCACTCTAATAAACAAAATGCTATCGATTATATCGAAGCAGGAGATATTGGAGCAGCTGTAGGATTTAAAGATATTAAGACTGGAGATACGATGTCTGATGAAAAGCATCCTATTGTTTTAGAATCTATGGACTTCCCTGATCCAGTAATTGGTATTGCGGTTGAGCCTAAAACTAAAGCTGATGTTGATAAATTAGGTATGTCTTTAGCTAAATTAGCAGAAGAAGATCCAACATTTACAGTTAGAACTGATGAAGCTTCAGGACAGACTATTATTTCTGGAATGGGTGAGCTTCACTTAGATATTATTGTTGATCGTTTACGTCGCGAATTTAAAGTTGAAGTAAACCAAGGTCAGCCACAAGTAGAGTACAAAGAAGCTATTACACAATCTGCAGATCATAGAGAGGTTTATAAGAAACAATCTGGTGGTCGTGGTAAGTTTGCCGATATCGTATTTACGATTGAGCCAGCTGATGAAGGTGTAACAGGACTTCAATTTGAATCTGTAATTAAAGGTGGTAATGTTCCTAAGGAATTTATTCCTTCTATTGAAAAAGGATTCAAAATGGCAATGGTTAATGGACCATTAGCAGGATACGAAGTTGACGCTATGAAAGTAACGTTAAGAGATGGATCATACCATGATGTGGATTCGGATCAATTATCTTTCGAATTAGCTGCTAAACTTGGATTTAAAAATTCAGCTAAAGCTGCAAAAGCAGTAATAATGGAACCTATTATGAAACTTGAGGTAATTACTCCTGAAGAAAATATGGGTGATATTGTAGGAGATTTAAATAGAAGAAGAGGACAAGTAAGTGATATGGGTGATAGAGCTGGTGCAAAAACTGTAAAAGCAACTGTACCATTATCAGAAATGTTTGGATATGTAACAACATTAAGAACATTATCTTCAGGTCGTGCAACGTCAACAATGGAATTTTCACATTATGCCGAAACACCTTCAAATATATCTGAAGAAGTGATTAAAGCAGCTAAAGGTGTTGAAGCTTAA
- the rpsG gene encoding 30S ribosomal protein S7 has protein sequence MRKRAAKKRPLLPDPRFNDQLVTRFVNMMMWDGKKSVAFKVFYDAIDIVDSKKTDEEKTALEIWKDALSNVMPHVEVRSRRVGGATFQIPMQIRPDRKVSTAMKWLISYSRKRNEKSMALRLASEVLAAAKEEGAAVKKRVDTHKMAEANKAFSHFRF, from the coding sequence ATGAGAAAAAGAGCAGCAAAAAAGAGACCGCTTTTACCAGATCCACGTTTTAACGATCAGTTAGTAACTCGTTTCGTTAATATGATGATGTGGGATGGGAAGAAATCGGTAGCTTTTAAAGTATTCTACGATGCAATTGATATTGTAGACTCAAAAAAAACTGACGAAGAAAAAACAGCTTTAGAAATCTGGAAAGATGCTCTATCAAACGTTATGCCTCACGTAGAAGTACGTAGTCGTAGAGTTGGTGGTGCGACATTTCAAATTCCAATGCAAATTCGTCCAGATAGAAAAGTTTCAACAGCAATGAAATGGTTAATTAGCTATTCAAGAAAAAGAAACGAAAAATCTATGGCATTACGCTTAGCGTCAGAAGTTTTAGCAGCAGCTAAAGAAGAAGGAGCGGCTGTTAAGAAAAGAGTTGATACTCACAAAATGGCAGAAGCAAATAAAGCATTCTCTCACTTTAGATTTTAA
- the rpsL gene encoding 30S ribosomal protein S12, which yields MPTIQQLVRIGRAKITKKSKSAALDSCPQRRGVCTRVYTTTPKKPNSAMRKVARVRLTNGNEVNAYIGGEGHNLQEHSIVLVRGGRVKDLPGVRYHVVRGALDTAGVSGRTQRRSKYGAKRPKK from the coding sequence ATGCCAACAATTCAACAATTAGTACGAATAGGAAGAGCCAAAATAACCAAGAAGAGTAAATCGGCTGCTTTAGATTCGTGTCCTCAAAGACGTGGTGTGTGTACTCGTGTTTATACAACGACACCTAAAAAACCTAACTCAGCAATGCGTAAGGTAGCAAGGGTTCGTTTAACAAACGGAAACGAAGTAAATGCATACATCGGTGGAGAAGGTCACAATTTACAAGAGCACTCGATAGTATTGGTTAGAGGTGGAAGGGTAAAAGATTTACCAGGAGTTAGATATCACGTAGTTCGTGGAGCTTTAGACACCGCTGGTGTTTCAGGTAGAACGCAACGTAGATCTAAGTATGGTGCAAAACGCCCTAAGAAGTAA
- a CDS encoding POTRA domain-containing protein, translating into MIKPFYLFLIIYSLLSAKIYCQNFHLKVYGNSEYETQTIDSLNYLKTHFDFNSIKLEVDSIQKALYRIGYIEHKLTPIKKENDSTFIAHFHLKKKFNTIYIYYAKNSISTEILNLISKDVFEDYFIIKFSETESVLNFINSKISNQGLPFSKLRLSNIKALKNQTLTAELIIESNTRKRNISNIIIKGYEKFPRSYLKNYLNIKPNQSFNLSLIKKKTEQLNDLKFANQIKAPEVLFSKDSTSLYLYLEKAKSNSFDGFLGFGTNEETNNLELDGYLNLNLTNNLNFGETFRLLYKSDENDQKTFDTNLTLPYIFKSPIGVDLQLRIFKRDSSFTTINQSAKLHYQINSKHKIYAGLLNLESNNLLTENTTTNNIADYKTSYYSFAYEFIKQQSYNFLFPVNSKFYFEANFGKRKRKRIDESQKQSQFTIDAFKTFNLNLKNSIYIRVNSSTLISNTYLENELFRIGGINSIRGFEENSLLASSFGIINSEYRLQLTNSIYINSITDVAYFENKILNTREKLFGYGFGFGILTKAGLLKFNYANGKLENQKFKLSNFKIHISITTDF; encoded by the coding sequence GTGATAAAACCTTTTTACTTATTCCTTATTATATATTCACTTTTATCAGCAAAGATATATTGCCAAAACTTCCATCTAAAAGTTTACGGAAATTCTGAATACGAAACACAAACTATAGATTCATTAAACTACTTAAAAACACATTTTGATTTTAACTCTATAAAACTTGAAGTTGATTCTATCCAAAAAGCACTTTATAGAATAGGTTATATCGAACATAAATTAACCCCAATAAAAAAAGAAAACGATTCTACATTTATTGCTCACTTTCATTTAAAAAAAAAATTCAACACCATATATATATATTATGCTAAAAACTCAATAAGCACAGAGATTTTAAATTTAATTTCAAAAGATGTTTTTGAGGATTACTTCATAATAAAATTCAGTGAAACCGAGAGCGTATTAAATTTTATAAATTCAAAAATTTCAAATCAAGGACTCCCCTTTTCTAAATTAAGGTTGTCAAATATTAAAGCATTAAAAAACCAAACCCTAACAGCTGAACTTATTATTGAATCTAACACAAGAAAAAGAAATATTAGCAATATTATTATTAAAGGCTATGAAAAATTTCCTCGTTCTTACTTAAAAAACTATTTAAACATTAAACCTAATCAATCTTTTAACTTAAGCCTAATAAAAAAGAAAACAGAACAGCTAAATGATTTAAAATTTGCAAACCAAATAAAAGCCCCTGAAGTTTTATTTTCAAAAGACTCTACATCCTTATATTTATATTTAGAAAAAGCCAAAAGCAATTCGTTTGATGGATTTTTAGGATTTGGCACCAATGAAGAAACTAACAATTTGGAACTTGATGGGTACTTAAATTTAAATCTGACAAATAATTTAAATTTTGGAGAAACCTTTAGACTACTTTATAAAAGTGACGAAAACGATCAAAAGACTTTCGATACCAATTTAACACTTCCTTATATATTCAAATCACCTATTGGAGTTGATTTGCAATTACGCATTTTTAAAAGAGACTCATCTTTCACAACCATTAATCAATCTGCAAAGCTGCATTACCAAATTAATTCTAAACATAAAATATACGCTGGTTTATTAAATTTAGAATCTAACAACCTATTAACAGAAAATACTACAACTAATAATATAGCAGATTACAAAACATCATATTACTCTTTTGCATATGAGTTTATAAAACAACAATCTTATAATTTTTTATTCCCTGTAAATTCTAAATTTTATTTTGAAGCTAATTTTGGCAAAAGAAAACGAAAACGAATAGACGAATCTCAAAAGCAATCACAATTTACTATTGATGCTTTTAAAACTTTTAATCTTAACCTTAAAAACAGCATTTATATTAGAGTAAATAGTTCAACATTAATTTCTAACACCTACTTAGAAAATGAATTATTTAGAATTGGTGGCATTAATTCTATTAGAGGATTTGAAGAAAACAGCTTACTAGCATCATCATTTGGCATTATTAATAGCGAATACCGATTACAATTAACGAATAGTATCTACATAAATTCTATTACAGATGTCGCCTATTTTGAAAATAAAATCCTAAACACAAGAGAAAAACTCTTTGGATACGGTTTTGGGTTCGGTATTTTAACCAAAGCAGGACTACTTAAATTTAATTATGCCAATGGCAAATTAGAGAATCAAAAATTTAAACTATCAAATTTTAAGATACACATCAGTATAACTACAGATTTTTAG